From the Paramormyrops kingsleyae isolate MSU_618 chromosome 7, PKINGS_0.4, whole genome shotgun sequence genome, one window contains:
- the ubap2a gene encoding ubiquitin-associated protein 2a isoform X4 → MTSLGDRSWGPRDKVLPTTTQASQTQRQIQATAEQIQLAQMIYDTNDADFEDKIKQLIEVTGKNQDECVVALHDCKEDIIKAINFLLEGSSDVTSWETVGRRRVPGKESSSTENKENREKRMDKEASRGRGEANRRDRGANHSREVKSEENGIDSGPGDRDSDRSGWGKGRGRGRGSARGGSCFSAQGMGTFNPADYNPASSKRQVETRGTGSWQNPLDDWAVEDWNEDLSETKVFTASSAPVTEHYATAVQSLDLASLLQKPNGELELDSTEPHPPQALGHSLVFTNSHHQPPSGGPALSYAHAALSSVLRDADGPKLSPSAAVQTLEQMKEEGPGPSQPPSSSAIGSAASHGQGASSSSSSFQSVAAQFSRNFGTQPEPSLVLSQLTHRQQDVGSCTKPSALAQLASPSIHVVPSTLESSKPRDSEGSSPSGRSDPLTTSVLESQVCSTQQRQPKIQKRKIPPASKIPVSAVEMPGLADISGLNVLFGALDFASEPALQERIQPENGPNSSVPEAAPAAHAQNLHLRPPLSYHQPPVSLSDLPSPALGSSGPVYSPPFTPGFEGSLPPVSCPAFTHSQDTDPSVVSNGCHGAKTSPAADSLPSTTTPKADCPSQAPSSGTAAPLVPTDSSVLPVRVPEALADHSSAMLNGSSSSCASSSVSNSSVDTPNCLSGSDPGAVSGWAMASGGLGLIGNRAAVPSMCRTAPLPPSSNKAPPNLTQGVPPLLPSQYIVGPGGLLPAYPQIYGYEDLHALQSRLPMDYYGMAFPSPAVPLSSREGNLPNSSYSGEVTKFGRADSPAPAPTMSTPLPTQPAPPPQNQPQNHNSQQTFLNPALPPGYSYPGIPYYPSMAGVPGTFQYSPTVFAPPASAKQQGVGLGGGPGPLQQHSYGSGYDNLTQGPPGTGEYNKGYNGLSQAQAKSSAAGSGKVVSVTSSSGATDSSASVYKTQAFDKQGFHTGTTPPFSLPPALASSGPLNPGGGPGYAPAPFLHILPAHQQPQGHLVPQPLPQDSQGIFMKNQPMTGIVTGRTD, encoded by the exons ATGACCTCATTAGGCGATCGATCTTGGGGCCCTCGGGACAAAGTTTTGCCCACAACGACACAAGCTTCACAGACTCAGAGACAGATTCAG GCCACAGCAGAACAGATCCAGCTGGCCCAGATGATCTATGACACAAATGATGCAGATTTTGAGGACAAAATCAAACAG CTGATAGAGGTCACAGGAAAGAACCAAGACGAGTGTGTGGTGGCCCTACATGACTGCAAGGAAGACATTATCAAAGCCATCAACTTCCTTCTGGAAGGGAGCTCAGATGTG ACTTCATGGGAGACTGTGGGACGGAGGCGTGTCCCTGGGAAGGAAAGCTCCTCTACAGAGAACAAGGAGAACCGGGAGAAGAGGATGGATAAGGAGGCCTCACGGGGCCGTGGGGAGGCAAACAGGAGAGACAGAGGGGCCAACCACAGCCGGGAGG TGAAGTCAGAAGAAAATGGGATTGACAGTGGTCCTGGAGATAGGGACTCGGACCGCAGTGGCTGGGGAAAAGGCAGAG GTCGTGGACGGGGTTCAGCCCGTGGGGGCAGCTGCTTTTCTGCACAGGGAATGGG GACGTTTAACCCAGCCGACTATAACCCAGCCTCATCCAAAAGGCAGGTGGAGACTCGAGGCACAG GGTCCTGGCAAAACCCGTTGGATGACTGGGCTGTGGAGGACTGGAATGAAGAT CTGTCTGAGACCAAAGTGTTCACTGCATCTTCTGCACCTGTGACTGAGCACTACGCCACTGCTGTACAGAG TCTGGATCTGGCCTCTCTGCTTCAGAAACCAAATGGAGAGCTGGAGCTGGACAGCAcagagccccaccccccccaggccttGGGCCATAGCCTGGTGTTTACCAACTCACACCATCAGCCCCCCAGTGGAGGCCCTGCCCTTAGCTATGCACATGCTGCCCTG TCCTCTGTCTTGAGGGATGCTGATGGGCCAAAGCTGAGCCCTTCGGCCGCAGTGCAGACTTTGGAGCAGATGAAGGAGGAGGGGCCAGGTCCCAGCCAACCccccagcagctctgccataGGCTCTGCAGCGTCACATGGGCAGGGGGCCTCAAGTTCCAGCTCCTCCTTCCAATCTGTGGCCGCCCAGTTCAGCA GAAACTTTGGGACCCAGCCAGAACCTTCCCTGGTTTTGAGTCAGCTGACTCACAGGCAGCAGGACGTCGGCTCTTGCACGAAGCCCAGTGCCTTGGCACAGCTAgctagtccatccatccacgtTGTCCCTTCCACCCTGGAGTCCTCCAAACCCAGAGATTCAGAGGGATCCTCCCCGAGTGGCAGGTCTGACCCCTTGACCACCTCTGTGCTCGAGTCCCAGGTCTGCTCTACACAACAGAGGCAGCCGAAGATACAGAAACGCAAGATACCTCCAGCATCAAAG ATTCCCGTATCAGCAGTTGAGATGCCCGGGTTGGCTGATATCTCTGGGCTCAATGTGCTGTTCGGAGCTCTGGATTTTGCCTCAGAACCAGCATTACAGGAGCGGATCCAGCCAGAAAATGGGCCCAACAGCAGCGTCCCAGAAGCGGCACCAGCAGCACATGCTCAGAACCTGCACCTGAGACCCCCCCTCAG TTATCACCAGCcccctgtgtctctgtctgatCTTCCCTCTCCCGCCCTGGGAAGCTCTGGACCCGTGTACTCTCCCCCCTTCACCCCTGGTTTTGAGGGGAGCCTGCCCCCCGTTTCCTGCCCGGCCTTCACCCACAGCCAGGACACGGACCCCTCTGTTGTCTCG aaTGGATGTCATGGTGCCAAGACGTCACCCGCAGCAGACT ctctgccCAGCACTACCACCCCCAAAGCAGACTGTccctctcaggccccttccagTGGTACAGCTGCCCCATTGGTGCCCACAGACAGCAGCGTGCTGCCCGTCCGAGTACCTGAAGCGCTGGCTGACCACAGCAG TGCCATGTTAAATGGAAGTTCTTCCAGCTGTGCGTCCTCCTCTGTATCG AACTCCAGTGTGGACACCCCAAACTGCCTGTCAGGGTCAGACCCTGGGGCTGTCAGTGGTTGGGCCATGGCCTCAGGTGGCCTCGGTCTGATTGGAAACAGGGCAGCGGTGCCTTCGATGTGTCGCACGGCACCACTGCCACCATCATCAA ATAAAGCCCCCCCAAACCTCACACAGGGGGTGCCGCCGCTGCTTCCCAGTCAGTACATCGTTGGCCCGGGGGGGCTTCTTCCTGCATACCCG CAGATCTATGGCTATGAAGACCTCCATGCACTACAGTCCCGACTCCCCATG GATTACTATGGGATGGCTTTTCCAAGCCCTGCTGTGCCACTTTcgagcagagaaggaaatctACCCAATAGCTCTTATTCAG GCGAAGTAACAAAGTTTGGGAGGGCTGACTcgccagccccggcccccacCATGTCGACACCCCTGCCTACACAGCCAGCACCGCCTCCCCAGAACCAGCCGCAGAACCACAACTCCCAGCAGACGTTTCTCAACCCAGCCCTACCCCCTGGTTACAGCTACCCTGGCATACCCTACTACCCCAGTATGGCAGGGGTCCCCGGCACCTTTCAGTACAGCCCCACCGTGTTTGCACCTCCTGCCTCGGCCAAGCAGCAGGGAGTGGGGCTCGGGGGGGGGCCCGGGCCTTTGCAGCAGCATTCGTACGGCTCAG GGTATGACAATCTGACACAGGGCCCCCCAGGCACGGGGGAGTACAATAAAGGATACAATGGTCTCTCCCAGGCACAGGCAAAAAGTTCTGCTGCAGGTTCAGGAAAAG TCGTCTCTGTGACATCCAGCTCTGGTGCAACAGACAGTAGTGCTTCAGTTTATAAGACCCAG GCCTTTGATAAGCAGGGTTTCCACACTGGGACGACGCCACCGTTCAGTCTGCCACCGGCACTGGCCAGTTCTGGGCCCCTGAATCCAGGGGGAGGCCCGGGTTATGCTCCAGCCCCCTTCCTCCACATCCTCCCAGCACACCAGCAACCCCAGGGCCACCTGGTGCCCCAGCCTCTGCCGCAGGACAGCCAG GGTATTTTTATGAAGAACCAGCCCATGACAGGCATCGTGACTGGAAGGACAGACTGA
- the ubap2a gene encoding ubiquitin-associated protein 2a isoform X3, translated as MTSLGDRSWGPRDKVLPTTTQASQTQRQIQATAEQIQLAQMIYDTNDADFEDKIKQLIEVTGKNQDECVVALHDCKEDIIKAINFLLEGSSDVTSWETVGRRRVPGKESSSTENKENREKRMDKEASRGRGEANRRDRGANHSREVKSEENGIDSGPGDRDSDRSGWGKGRGRGRGSARGGSCFSAQGMGTFNPADYNPASSKRQVETRGTGSWQNPLDDWAVEDWNEDLSETKVFTASSAPVTEHYATAVQSLDLASLLQKPNGELELDSTEPHPPQALGHSLVFTNSHHQPPSGGPALSYAHAALSSVLRDADGPKLSPSAAVQTLEQMKEEGPGPSQPPSSSAIGSAASHGQGASSSSSSFQSVAAQFSRNFGTQPEPSLVLSQLTHRQQDVGSCTKPSALAQLASPSIHVVPSTLESSKPRDSEGSSPSGRSDPLTTSVLESQVCSTQQRQPKIQKRKIPPASKIPVSAVEMPGLADISGLNVLFGALDFASEPALQERIQPENGPNSSVPEAAPAAHAQNLHLRPPLSYHQPPVSLSDLPSPALGSSGPVYSPPFTPGFEGSLPPVSCPAFTHSQDTDPSVVSNGCHGAKTSPAADSLPSTTTPKADCPSQAPSSGTAAPLVPTDSSVLPVRVPEALADHSSAMLNGSSSSCASSSVSNSSVDTPNCLSGSDPGAVSGWAMASGGLGLIGNRAAVPSMCRTAPLPPSSNKAPPNLTQGVPPLLPSQYIVGPGGLLPAYPQIYGYEDLHALQSRLPMDYYGMAFPSPAVPLSSREGNLPNSSYSGEVTKFGRADSPAPAPTMSTPLPTQPAPPPQNQPQNHNSQQTFLNPALPPGYSYPGIPYYPSMAGVPGTFQYSPTVFAPPASAKQQGVGLGGGPGPLQQHSYGSGYDNLTQGPPGTGEYNKGYNGLSQAQAKSSAAGSGKVVSVTSSSGATDSSASVYKTQGFHTGTTPPFSLPPALASSGPLNPGGGPGYAPAPFLHILPAHQQPQGHLVPQPLPQDSQGSQRTQSMSQATKATYGSSPYWGN; from the exons ATGACCTCATTAGGCGATCGATCTTGGGGCCCTCGGGACAAAGTTTTGCCCACAACGACACAAGCTTCACAGACTCAGAGACAGATTCAG GCCACAGCAGAACAGATCCAGCTGGCCCAGATGATCTATGACACAAATGATGCAGATTTTGAGGACAAAATCAAACAG CTGATAGAGGTCACAGGAAAGAACCAAGACGAGTGTGTGGTGGCCCTACATGACTGCAAGGAAGACATTATCAAAGCCATCAACTTCCTTCTGGAAGGGAGCTCAGATGTG ACTTCATGGGAGACTGTGGGACGGAGGCGTGTCCCTGGGAAGGAAAGCTCCTCTACAGAGAACAAGGAGAACCGGGAGAAGAGGATGGATAAGGAGGCCTCACGGGGCCGTGGGGAGGCAAACAGGAGAGACAGAGGGGCCAACCACAGCCGGGAGG TGAAGTCAGAAGAAAATGGGATTGACAGTGGTCCTGGAGATAGGGACTCGGACCGCAGTGGCTGGGGAAAAGGCAGAG GTCGTGGACGGGGTTCAGCCCGTGGGGGCAGCTGCTTTTCTGCACAGGGAATGGG GACGTTTAACCCAGCCGACTATAACCCAGCCTCATCCAAAAGGCAGGTGGAGACTCGAGGCACAG GGTCCTGGCAAAACCCGTTGGATGACTGGGCTGTGGAGGACTGGAATGAAGAT CTGTCTGAGACCAAAGTGTTCACTGCATCTTCTGCACCTGTGACTGAGCACTACGCCACTGCTGTACAGAG TCTGGATCTGGCCTCTCTGCTTCAGAAACCAAATGGAGAGCTGGAGCTGGACAGCAcagagccccaccccccccaggccttGGGCCATAGCCTGGTGTTTACCAACTCACACCATCAGCCCCCCAGTGGAGGCCCTGCCCTTAGCTATGCACATGCTGCCCTG TCCTCTGTCTTGAGGGATGCTGATGGGCCAAAGCTGAGCCCTTCGGCCGCAGTGCAGACTTTGGAGCAGATGAAGGAGGAGGGGCCAGGTCCCAGCCAACCccccagcagctctgccataGGCTCTGCAGCGTCACATGGGCAGGGGGCCTCAAGTTCCAGCTCCTCCTTCCAATCTGTGGCCGCCCAGTTCAGCA GAAACTTTGGGACCCAGCCAGAACCTTCCCTGGTTTTGAGTCAGCTGACTCACAGGCAGCAGGACGTCGGCTCTTGCACGAAGCCCAGTGCCTTGGCACAGCTAgctagtccatccatccacgtTGTCCCTTCCACCCTGGAGTCCTCCAAACCCAGAGATTCAGAGGGATCCTCCCCGAGTGGCAGGTCTGACCCCTTGACCACCTCTGTGCTCGAGTCCCAGGTCTGCTCTACACAACAGAGGCAGCCGAAGATACAGAAACGCAAGATACCTCCAGCATCAAAG ATTCCCGTATCAGCAGTTGAGATGCCCGGGTTGGCTGATATCTCTGGGCTCAATGTGCTGTTCGGAGCTCTGGATTTTGCCTCAGAACCAGCATTACAGGAGCGGATCCAGCCAGAAAATGGGCCCAACAGCAGCGTCCCAGAAGCGGCACCAGCAGCACATGCTCAGAACCTGCACCTGAGACCCCCCCTCAG TTATCACCAGCcccctgtgtctctgtctgatCTTCCCTCTCCCGCCCTGGGAAGCTCTGGACCCGTGTACTCTCCCCCCTTCACCCCTGGTTTTGAGGGGAGCCTGCCCCCCGTTTCCTGCCCGGCCTTCACCCACAGCCAGGACACGGACCCCTCTGTTGTCTCG aaTGGATGTCATGGTGCCAAGACGTCACCCGCAGCAGACT ctctgccCAGCACTACCACCCCCAAAGCAGACTGTccctctcaggccccttccagTGGTACAGCTGCCCCATTGGTGCCCACAGACAGCAGCGTGCTGCCCGTCCGAGTACCTGAAGCGCTGGCTGACCACAGCAG TGCCATGTTAAATGGAAGTTCTTCCAGCTGTGCGTCCTCCTCTGTATCG AACTCCAGTGTGGACACCCCAAACTGCCTGTCAGGGTCAGACCCTGGGGCTGTCAGTGGTTGGGCCATGGCCTCAGGTGGCCTCGGTCTGATTGGAAACAGGGCAGCGGTGCCTTCGATGTGTCGCACGGCACCACTGCCACCATCATCAA ATAAAGCCCCCCCAAACCTCACACAGGGGGTGCCGCCGCTGCTTCCCAGTCAGTACATCGTTGGCCCGGGGGGGCTTCTTCCTGCATACCCG CAGATCTATGGCTATGAAGACCTCCATGCACTACAGTCCCGACTCCCCATG GATTACTATGGGATGGCTTTTCCAAGCCCTGCTGTGCCACTTTcgagcagagaaggaaatctACCCAATAGCTCTTATTCAG GCGAAGTAACAAAGTTTGGGAGGGCTGACTcgccagccccggcccccacCATGTCGACACCCCTGCCTACACAGCCAGCACCGCCTCCCCAGAACCAGCCGCAGAACCACAACTCCCAGCAGACGTTTCTCAACCCAGCCCTACCCCCTGGTTACAGCTACCCTGGCATACCCTACTACCCCAGTATGGCAGGGGTCCCCGGCACCTTTCAGTACAGCCCCACCGTGTTTGCACCTCCTGCCTCGGCCAAGCAGCAGGGAGTGGGGCTCGGGGGGGGGCCCGGGCCTTTGCAGCAGCATTCGTACGGCTCAG GGTATGACAATCTGACACAGGGCCCCCCAGGCACGGGGGAGTACAATAAAGGATACAATGGTCTCTCCCAGGCACAGGCAAAAAGTTCTGCTGCAGGTTCAGGAAAAG TCGTCTCTGTGACATCCAGCTCTGGTGCAACAGACAGTAGTGCTTCAGTTTATAAGACCCAG GGTTTCCACACTGGGACGACGCCACCGTTCAGTCTGCCACCGGCACTGGCCAGTTCTGGGCCCCTGAATCCAGGGGGAGGCCCGGGTTATGCTCCAGCCCCCTTCCTCCACATCCTCCCAGCACACCAGCAACCCCAGGGCCACCTGGTGCCCCAGCCTCTGCCGCAGGACAGCCAG GGCAGTCAACGCACCCAGTCCATGTCTCAGGCCACCAAAGCTACCTATGGAAGCTCCCCTTACTGGGGCAACTGA
- the ubap2a gene encoding ubiquitin-associated protein 2a isoform X1, with protein MTSLGDRSWGPRDKVLPTTTQASQTQRQIQATAEQIQLAQMIYDTNDADFEDKIKQLIEVTGKNQDECVVALHDCKEDIIKAINFLLEGSSDVTSWETVGRRRVPGKESSSTENKENREKRMDKEASRGRGEANRRDRGANHSREVKSEENGIDSGPGDRDSDRSGWGKGRGRGRGSARGGSCFSAQGMGTFNPADYNPASSKRQVETRGTGSWQNPLDDWAVEDWNEDLSETKVFTASSAPVTEHYATAVQSLDLASLLQKPNGELELDSTEPHPPQALGHSLVFTNSHHQPPSGGPALSYAHAALSSVLRDADGPKLSPSAAVQTLEQMKEEGPGPSQPPSSSAIGSAASHGQGASSSSSSFQSVAAQFSRNFGTQPEPSLVLSQLTHRQQDVGSCTKPSALAQLASPSIHVVPSTLESSKPRDSEGSSPSGRSDPLTTSVLESQVCSTQQRQPKIQKRKIPPASKIPVSAVEMPGLADISGLNVLFGALDFASEPALQERIQPENGPNSSVPEAAPAAHAQNLHLRPPLSYHQPPVSLSDLPSPALGSSGPVYSPPFTPGFEGSLPPVSCPAFTHSQDTDPSVVSNGCHGAKTSPAADSLPSTTTPKADCPSQAPSSGTAAPLVPTDSSVLPVRVPEALADHSSAMLNGSSSSCASSSVSNSSVDTPNCLSGSDPGAVSGWAMASGGLGLIGNRAAVPSMCRTAPLPPSSNKAPPNLTQGVPPLLPSQYIVGPGGLLPAYPQIYGYEDLHALQSRLPMDYYGMAFPSPAVPLSSREGNLPNSSYSGEVTKFGRADSPAPAPTMSTPLPTQPAPPPQNQPQNHNSQQTFLNPALPPGYSYPGIPYYPSMAGVPGTFQYSPTVFAPPASAKQQGVGLGGGPGPLQQHSYGSGYDNLTQGPPGTGEYNKGYNGLSQAQAKSSAAGSGKVVSVTSSSGATDSSASVYKTQAFDKQGFHTGTTPPFSLPPALASSGPLNPGGGPGYAPAPFLHILPAHQQPQGHLVPQPLPQDSQGSQRTQSMSQATKATYGSSPYWGN; from the exons ATGACCTCATTAGGCGATCGATCTTGGGGCCCTCGGGACAAAGTTTTGCCCACAACGACACAAGCTTCACAGACTCAGAGACAGATTCAG GCCACAGCAGAACAGATCCAGCTGGCCCAGATGATCTATGACACAAATGATGCAGATTTTGAGGACAAAATCAAACAG CTGATAGAGGTCACAGGAAAGAACCAAGACGAGTGTGTGGTGGCCCTACATGACTGCAAGGAAGACATTATCAAAGCCATCAACTTCCTTCTGGAAGGGAGCTCAGATGTG ACTTCATGGGAGACTGTGGGACGGAGGCGTGTCCCTGGGAAGGAAAGCTCCTCTACAGAGAACAAGGAGAACCGGGAGAAGAGGATGGATAAGGAGGCCTCACGGGGCCGTGGGGAGGCAAACAGGAGAGACAGAGGGGCCAACCACAGCCGGGAGG TGAAGTCAGAAGAAAATGGGATTGACAGTGGTCCTGGAGATAGGGACTCGGACCGCAGTGGCTGGGGAAAAGGCAGAG GTCGTGGACGGGGTTCAGCCCGTGGGGGCAGCTGCTTTTCTGCACAGGGAATGGG GACGTTTAACCCAGCCGACTATAACCCAGCCTCATCCAAAAGGCAGGTGGAGACTCGAGGCACAG GGTCCTGGCAAAACCCGTTGGATGACTGGGCTGTGGAGGACTGGAATGAAGAT CTGTCTGAGACCAAAGTGTTCACTGCATCTTCTGCACCTGTGACTGAGCACTACGCCACTGCTGTACAGAG TCTGGATCTGGCCTCTCTGCTTCAGAAACCAAATGGAGAGCTGGAGCTGGACAGCAcagagccccaccccccccaggccttGGGCCATAGCCTGGTGTTTACCAACTCACACCATCAGCCCCCCAGTGGAGGCCCTGCCCTTAGCTATGCACATGCTGCCCTG TCCTCTGTCTTGAGGGATGCTGATGGGCCAAAGCTGAGCCCTTCGGCCGCAGTGCAGACTTTGGAGCAGATGAAGGAGGAGGGGCCAGGTCCCAGCCAACCccccagcagctctgccataGGCTCTGCAGCGTCACATGGGCAGGGGGCCTCAAGTTCCAGCTCCTCCTTCCAATCTGTGGCCGCCCAGTTCAGCA GAAACTTTGGGACCCAGCCAGAACCTTCCCTGGTTTTGAGTCAGCTGACTCACAGGCAGCAGGACGTCGGCTCTTGCACGAAGCCCAGTGCCTTGGCACAGCTAgctagtccatccatccacgtTGTCCCTTCCACCCTGGAGTCCTCCAAACCCAGAGATTCAGAGGGATCCTCCCCGAGTGGCAGGTCTGACCCCTTGACCACCTCTGTGCTCGAGTCCCAGGTCTGCTCTACACAACAGAGGCAGCCGAAGATACAGAAACGCAAGATACCTCCAGCATCAAAG ATTCCCGTATCAGCAGTTGAGATGCCCGGGTTGGCTGATATCTCTGGGCTCAATGTGCTGTTCGGAGCTCTGGATTTTGCCTCAGAACCAGCATTACAGGAGCGGATCCAGCCAGAAAATGGGCCCAACAGCAGCGTCCCAGAAGCGGCACCAGCAGCACATGCTCAGAACCTGCACCTGAGACCCCCCCTCAG TTATCACCAGCcccctgtgtctctgtctgatCTTCCCTCTCCCGCCCTGGGAAGCTCTGGACCCGTGTACTCTCCCCCCTTCACCCCTGGTTTTGAGGGGAGCCTGCCCCCCGTTTCCTGCCCGGCCTTCACCCACAGCCAGGACACGGACCCCTCTGTTGTCTCG aaTGGATGTCATGGTGCCAAGACGTCACCCGCAGCAGACT ctctgccCAGCACTACCACCCCCAAAGCAGACTGTccctctcaggccccttccagTGGTACAGCTGCCCCATTGGTGCCCACAGACAGCAGCGTGCTGCCCGTCCGAGTACCTGAAGCGCTGGCTGACCACAGCAG TGCCATGTTAAATGGAAGTTCTTCCAGCTGTGCGTCCTCCTCTGTATCG AACTCCAGTGTGGACACCCCAAACTGCCTGTCAGGGTCAGACCCTGGGGCTGTCAGTGGTTGGGCCATGGCCTCAGGTGGCCTCGGTCTGATTGGAAACAGGGCAGCGGTGCCTTCGATGTGTCGCACGGCACCACTGCCACCATCATCAA ATAAAGCCCCCCCAAACCTCACACAGGGGGTGCCGCCGCTGCTTCCCAGTCAGTACATCGTTGGCCCGGGGGGGCTTCTTCCTGCATACCCG CAGATCTATGGCTATGAAGACCTCCATGCACTACAGTCCCGACTCCCCATG GATTACTATGGGATGGCTTTTCCAAGCCCTGCTGTGCCACTTTcgagcagagaaggaaatctACCCAATAGCTCTTATTCAG GCGAAGTAACAAAGTTTGGGAGGGCTGACTcgccagccccggcccccacCATGTCGACACCCCTGCCTACACAGCCAGCACCGCCTCCCCAGAACCAGCCGCAGAACCACAACTCCCAGCAGACGTTTCTCAACCCAGCCCTACCCCCTGGTTACAGCTACCCTGGCATACCCTACTACCCCAGTATGGCAGGGGTCCCCGGCACCTTTCAGTACAGCCCCACCGTGTTTGCACCTCCTGCCTCGGCCAAGCAGCAGGGAGTGGGGCTCGGGGGGGGGCCCGGGCCTTTGCAGCAGCATTCGTACGGCTCAG GGTATGACAATCTGACACAGGGCCCCCCAGGCACGGGGGAGTACAATAAAGGATACAATGGTCTCTCCCAGGCACAGGCAAAAAGTTCTGCTGCAGGTTCAGGAAAAG TCGTCTCTGTGACATCCAGCTCTGGTGCAACAGACAGTAGTGCTTCAGTTTATAAGACCCAG GCCTTTGATAAGCAGGGTTTCCACACTGGGACGACGCCACCGTTCAGTCTGCCACCGGCACTGGCCAGTTCTGGGCCCCTGAATCCAGGGGGAGGCCCGGGTTATGCTCCAGCCCCCTTCCTCCACATCCTCCCAGCACACCAGCAACCCCAGGGCCACCTGGTGCCCCAGCCTCTGCCGCAGGACAGCCAG GGCAGTCAACGCACCCAGTCCATGTCTCAGGCCACCAAAGCTACCTATGGAAGCTCCCCTTACTGGGGCAACTGA